GATTTACATTGTCATGTATTAAAACAGTAGAAACCAAAGAAGAAGTTAGCATCTCACACCTTCTTTCTATATAATtacactttctctctcctaaaagtGCTTTGACAGGAAATGTTTGAAGAGTAAAACTTTCTCTGCCTGTCCCAAGCTCCCTAAGCTAGCAACAATGGAATTCTAAGGTAAACCCTACTCATTATCTATTTTTGCTAATATCACTGCTTATTTTGCAGGGTATTCAGCGGAGGTAGCTCAAACTTCTCcagtttctataaaaaaaaagaaaagaaaaagaacaacaatccAATATAATCTTTTCATATCTTGGGAATTCTCTCAATCTAGTTCTGGTTTACAAAATTTGGTTAGCAAACAGTATAAGAAGCCACTTCTGGCGTAACACTGTTTGGCTTCAATTCACCTTCTCAACTACTTCTCAACCTGCAGTTAACAACCCATACCCCATTGATTGTGTACTTCAGCAATCTTTTCAGTCAGTTTTTGTTCCCTGTCCTCTGCCCCTTAATCTCCTTGTCAAATTTACACTGAATTATTCCCTTCCAAATTCTAATTCCTCCCTCGCATTGTTAGTAACCAACCACCCAAATGCATTTTAAACTCCCAGCTGTTCTCTGCTCTGCAGTGAATAGGTTACTGGCTGTGAAAGTACGCCATGGTCAATGTATGGGGAGATGGTGTCTCACTGCAAGAGTCACCATTCATTTTAGTCAAAGCCGGTTTTAATTGTCTATTCTGGCTATTTTGGATCTGGTTCTTTAAGCTGGTAACAATGTTGGCAGTATCATGGTGTAAAAAACTCAAAACTTTCATCTCACGCTTACCTGCTCAGTGCAAGAGCTTACCATCAAAACTATTCTCAATGAATCATTCAGATGCTGCTGCAAACATGCTCCAAATCTTGATATCAACAGAGGCTATAACTTAAATGCAGATCAGGTAGCTGAAAGCAGAACTCAAGCAAATCTCCAAATAATAACCAAAATCCACTGCACTTTTAAACTGAAAAAAGAAAGAGATGTTGATATAGTACAACAAGTTTGGCAGTTGGATTACTTACCAGAGTGTACTCTAGTGTTCAGAGGCAAAGAAAACAACATTTTTGTCTTAAAGCCTCAATCAAGAACTGATGTACTATATGCTCTATCAAGAAATCTTTGGGGTTATGGCCCTTTTCTATTAGTAGTACAAGAACACTTCTTTGGTGTTGCTCCAGCCTCAGTCAACATGGATCTCATCACTATGTGGGCAAGGCTGATTGATCTACCACCTGAATGTGTAACTGGCCAGATCCCATATGATATAGCAAGCTCCATGGCCCCATGTCTCATGGTGAAAAATCCATCAGTAATTCAGCAAACACTCTCCTGTCCTAGAGTATTGGTAGAAATTAATGTTAATGAGAAGCTTTGGGACCATATTCCAGTCCATATGGGGAAAAAAGAACCTACCATTGTGAAGCTATCCTTTGAGAAACTTCCAAAAGGTTTTTGCAAGCACTGCAGAATCCTAAACCACCCTAAGAAAAAATGTGCTGCTACCCAGCCACTCAACAAGCCAGCACAAGACATTGTAATGGAAGAACttgaagaaaagaggaaattgAAGGCTTTGTAGAGGAGCAGATGAAATCCCTCTCAAATGCTACTTACAAGGCTACATCAAAACTTCTGCTAGCTGAACCACAGAGAATGCAAATAAGTGAAGCAAGCACCTCACACTCTGAGGAGAAGGAAACTAATCCATTGGCAAAGAAGGGAGGGTTCTTAGATGAGACTAGAGCACCAAGTTTCAAATTGGGGGTTCTACTACAGGAGACACTAGTTAAAAGTGAAGATGTACACTCTAAAAGACATCTTTCAGAGGGAGAGGAAATGTCACCAGCACGCAAGATACAAAGAACATGAACTGATAATGGAAGGGTGTTTAAAAAAAGACGAAGGAATTCAAGCAGCTTTAGATTCGACCATGGACCTTCATAGGAGGTAAATTTTGTTACACATCCAAATTCTTCTTTCAAATAAGTAGATCCAACAGTCTTTGTTGAACCGCCACCATGATTTGAAAGTTTCAAAAAATACACTAAACCAACAAGAATAATCAACTTGACAAAAGTTCAGGGAAGAACCATAGCCACTCGAACTCAGACTACTAAAAGGGAAGAAAAGACtagtgagaattttcagagagttGCAACTTGTAATGGAATGAAGGGTAGAACAAAACTGATGATCGAGAAGGAATCAGGGAGGAAGTCATACCAGTTTGAAGCACATAAGACTCCCTCAAGTGGAATTGGGAGCTCAAAATTATCTGAGAGTGGAGTTAAGAATTACACAGTGAATGAAGAatgcaacatcaacaacaatgacaaAGTACAAAGCACAAAGGAGAAGGGAGCCATAACAACAATAACTCATACAAAGGCAGGATGAAATAAAGGGAGTGGAATGAAGAGAGTAAAcagaaggaagaaaagagaaagtgTAAAGCTAGCCACAAAACTGCTCAGGACCAACTATGAAAAAGCACCGATGAAAGCAATGTTGTACATCACAACTCAAAGGCAGAagaaacaaaaggaaaaaaataaccgAGATGGATTTCAAACTAAGTCCTAACATTAAGCTTCCTCATCAATTATACAATAACAGGGGCGAAGACAAGGAGGATAACCAAATTAACATCCACCAAAAAGGAAAAGGTTCTCAAACCCAATCACAAAATCCATCTTACTCACCTGCAAACACTACCAAAACCCAGCCAGATCAACAGCCATCAATACCCTTCCCTCATTCAATTCCTCAACTACCAAATCCTCATTCTGTTGATCCTACATCTTTGTTACCAACAAGACAAACCTCACCAGCTACCAAGGATGGAACACTGGAGTCAAGCAGGAAGAAACCTCAGATGCATTCCCTCAAAATCTGCATCAAAGCACATGATGAGAAATGGGTAGGAAATATGATGAACGCTGTgatgtctaatgctcaactacactttctatcctaatccgagacttgtctataagtagactagaaatcaagacttatagttttggcaactaaacttgacaaacaagcttgagatagcaacgcttgcgagttccaccgagaagtgctcttacaatctccccttttgtcaatttttagtgacaaaactatcaatacatatggaataaaaaataaataaactttgtagctctcaatccaaatgcttgatttccttggttcttcaacattaatcgaaatctttatcacttccaagcactccagtgattgtgaatgtgttcaactcagcataatAGTTGTTGAATATCAATCACAACTCAAGAAGTTGCTAGTTCAATCAATAAGGGAATGAGCTTGGAAGAGAGTCAGGTAACACAAATTCTTAAATTCTATCAAATTTTCTCAATTAATCAATTCAAGTCACTTTACATATTATTTCAAAGTATGTCCTTAAATGTGCTAGCATGGAATTGTCAAGGTCTAAACAAGAATACAAAATTGCATCTACAAAACCTCATAAAAACTTAAAACCCAGATATCCTTTTCCTACAGGAAACCAAACACAATGAATCATATATCAAACCATTTATCAAAAAACTTCAATACCTGGATATGATTATAGTTGAACCCACAGGGGTAATTGGCACGGCAGGAGGTCTTGTGTTAGCCTGGTCCTCCAAGATCTCTATCCAATTGATTCATAGCTCTAATAATCAAATTGATGTAGTCGTTACTGATAGATCTAGGGGTTTCGAATGGCTCTTGTCTGCAGTTTATGGTTGTCCTTATAAGGTTAACAAACATCTCagttggaattattttaggaatctATATACAATGATAGAGTTTCCATGGATCGTAATCGGAGATATGAATTTTGTTTTgactgagaaggagaagaaaggggGTAAACCAGTGAGGTCTAAAGAGAAGCGTTTTTTCAACAACCTAATTGATGAAGCATGTCTTATGGATATGGACTTTGTAGGAAATGAATTCACTTGGTCCAATAAGCATAGTGGACATGCCTTTGTAGAATCTAGACTAGACCGTGTGTTGTCAAACCCTGAGTGGTTTGACTATTTCCCTCGTGCTATAGTCTATCACCTGCCACCATTAGGGCCTCACCATGTTGGAAAGATGAAGCAAAACCCTTCAAGTTTTTTGGAATTTACTTACATGATCCGTCTTGTTTTAAAGTCATTAAAGAAGCCTGGGCCCTAAAAATAGATGGTTCGCAGGCTTTTAAGTTCGTCTCTAGGCTCAAGAATGtcaaaaaaatacattaaaatctggAACAAGGAGTATTTAGGCAATAtccaaaataatataaaaaacatAAACCAGGCTCTGGATCATTCCAAAAATACTCTGAAGCTACCAGACACTAGTCCTAGGGTCAAACTTATCCAAGAAGACTTAAAACGTTGGTACAATTTTGAGGAGGATTTTTGGAAAATTAAGGCTACTGACAACAACTTGAGACTATGAGATATAAATACCGATTATTTTCACTCCTCAGCTAAATTTTAAGCAAAAAAGCTAAGAATAAAAGCAGTTAAGAAGGAAGATGGTGAATGGGGCCATAACCGTAAGGAAATAGAGGAAACTTTTTTTGATCACTTTAGTAAGATGGTGACCTCCACGCAACCAGTTATCCAAGACCAAATCCTAAATATTATACCGGAGAGTATATCAGATGCTGATAATTTGAAATTAATGAGAATTCCAACGGAATTAGAGATCAAACTAGTGGTTTTCTACATGCATCCTGATAAACCCTCTGGACCAGATGGTTTCCCAGCAACTTTTTACCAAAAGAACTGGTATCTCATTAAAGAGGATGTCACTAAACTGATTCAGAATTTCTTCTATTCCAAAAATCTGCTCAAAGAGATAAATAATACTTTCATCACTCTTATTCCCAAAAAAGAAAATCCAGAAACCCCAGCTGACTTTCGCCCGATGTCTCTATGCAATACTATTTACAAGGTTATCTCCAAATTGCTTGCAAACAGAATAAAGCCGTTTCTTGATAAATTCATCTCCCCATATCAACCGGCTTTTGTCCCTGATAGGAAAATTACGGATAACATTGTAACATCACATGAAGTTATCCATActatgagaaaaaaaaaccaacaaCGGATACATGGGCCTAAAAATAGATATGTCCAAGGCCTTTGATAGGGTGGAATGGACCTTCTTGGAATCTGTTCTAAAAAAACTGGGATTTTGTGATGAATGGACAAGATTAATAATGCAATGCATTAATACTACTTCCAGTGCGATTTTAATCAGTGGATTTTCGACTAGTTTTTTCAAGCCTAGCAGAGGAATTCGTCAAGGTGACCCTTTATTCCCTTATCTCTCCATTATCTGTATGGAAAGCCTCTCAAGAGTGCTTAACGAAGCTAAGAAAAAGAAATGGATTCATGGGGTAAATTTATCTAAGAACTCCTTTACTATATCCCAACTCTTATTCGTGGACGACTGTATTATTTTCACTAGAGCCACCAAAAAAGATAGTAGGAGGCTTTTAAAGATCCTTGAAGCTTTTAGTGCTGGCTCTGGCCAACTAATAAACTATGAAAAGTCGGGAATCTTTTTTAGCAAATCGGTCCCCAACAACAAGGCTAGAGATATCATAGGAATTCTCAAGGTTGGAAGAATCAAACTAGATGATAAGTATCTGGGAGTCCCTCTGTTTACCCATAGATCAAAAATCCAGTGTTTCGAACTACTAGCTGAAAAACATAGAAACAGACTAGCAGGATGGTCTGGCAAGCTCCTTTCGGGAGCAGGAAAAGGTGTAATGCTAAAACATGTGGCTGACTCTCTCGCCACTTACCATATGACATGTTTTATTATACCAAAATCGATTACCAAAAGAATGGATAGAAGAAATAGAGCGTACTGGTGGGACCACTCGAGAGAGGATGGAAGAGGGCTATGTCTTAAAAAATGGGTAGCTTTCTGTTTCTCGAAAGAGATGAGGGGGATAGGTTTCAAAAATTTTGAGTGCTTTAATAGAGCACTAATTGCAAAAACGGTTTGGAGAATGATACACAACCGAGATCAATTATGGGAGAAAGTTATGGAGGAAAAATACTTCAAAGGTATTTCCCCTATTTGCATTAGTAAAGTAAAGGCAAATAGCTCCTGGCTATGGAAAGGATTCTACATTGGTTTAGAGATTGTTAAGAAATGGGGTATCTGGAATATAAGTACAAGTGAGTATACAAATTTGGAAACACCACTGGTTCCCAACAGAAAAACCAAATCAACTAACAAAGGAACAAACAACATCCATTATTGGAATTGCGCTGCAACTGGTGAGCGAAATCTTCAATAGCCACACAAGAGAATGGAACACTGACTTTCTGAGAGCGGTTGAGAACATACAAACTATAGATCTAAAAACCGCGAGCACCGAGAGGGACACTCTCCTATTGCCTCTGACAACAAATGGAAATTTCACGGTCAAATCGATCTACCAAAAGCTTATCCTTAAAGCCCAAGGAACGAATGTGGATCAACCTGTAAAGACCCGCAAgcttgtcaacgctattagacccgTCAAGTGTcaaattagccgataataactcgattactTTAACACGAAGGTTAATTAATAGGAAATAATCTAACAATTATCTaggtacgaaactagtaccgttgaatagatctcgaaaagttatgcatatTGGACTACTCGCACGCGTCATTCGGGcactggacgaagaagatatcaccgGATGAGTATGAAGGGAATATTAGGCATTTATTGACAAGCCGACTTGGATGCCCTTATCCAACGTTGGGCGCTGTAGTAAACTCAGTTGGCTTATCATCACGACGTGAAGAGAAAgtcatttctcttttcttcttatctttttctttctctctttcctctcacgcttttcttctcctcttctgGCGATCTCGATTCAAcagaattgagtttgtttttgtatGTGGATCTGTAATAAGCTTAGTAAGATGATGGATAGAGTGAGTATGTGCTATACTGAAATTATTGGAGCTTCAGAAGAAAATGATAGAGTTGTTGCTggaaattgaagttagggttttctgaacGATGAAGTTGATTGAGGAATTATATGGAATTGAGTATGAAATCAgttaattgaagatgggttttgtatgtcgagaacaagaagaagaattggGTTGTTCTGAAGTTGTCTTGAGGATTGAATCAACAGTTAGGTTTTCAAGAAGAATTCATAGATGAATTAGAAGATGCAATTGATGTTTTAAGAAGGGGATTTGATATGGGTATTGATTGATTGGATTAATTAGGATTAGAGATGAAAAGTAGTTCGAGTTTGGTGAAGATGGTTGAGGTTTGATTAAACAGAACTAGTGGGGTGGTGTTAGTTTTGAGAAGATTTTCTGGATGGAGTCGAAGGAAAGAagaattgattcgatttctcgGTGAAATCAAATTGAGGTAATAGTTCTTCTTAAGTGAACTCATAGAGCTAATAGTTTTTCTAATTGTTGAGTTCATGTGATGATTAGTTTATAATGTTGTGGTGATGTATATTGCAAATACAATGAACTGGTGGTGTTATGGGGAGTTTGTGGTTTTGTGTTGGTGAACGGTTTAAATGTTTGGGTGATACTGAAGTTGCAGGTGGAGTATGACTTTAACAGAAGAAAAGGGAATTGTTGTGTTGTTAGTTAACAAGGGAAAGAACAGGTTCTGGTTTTGGAAAATTGTGTTGAATAACAGTGAAGAAGGTAATGAGAAATGATGTATAAGTTACACAGTTCTTAATGTGCAGGTAAAGTGGGTATGGAAATGGAGTTGAGTGTAGTTGTGGTGGTAGACTGAGGTAATGGATCACTATGTCAGTTGTGTTGTTTTGAATACATTGGTGAGCGAGATGATGCAGGTGGAATAAGTTAGTAAGAGAACGGTGTTTAAATGGTGTTGTTTTGAAACTAAGTTGTTTACTAGCAGTATGTGGATGGGTACAAGTGATAAGTGATTGAGATGTAATTGTTGTTGAATGAAGAGGTATAGCTGGGATTACTCAgacttgcatatgtgttggtgATGTTGTGATGGTGGTGCTCAACTGAAATGGGTGAAAGAAGTCCATTACTTAGATGCAGTTGATAGAATATGAATGTCGTAGTTAATGGTACGACATGGATTAATGGTGCATGAGAGTGGAATTGAAGACTAAGTTGGTGTATGTGGAGTGCAGGTTTTGTCATATGGATGAAATGGTGGAATTCTTGAGTACTGAAGTTATGCAGAATAGAGTGTTGATGCTATGGTTGTAGTTAGTAGTAGTTTTAGTGGATCCTTGATATTGCAGGGGAGATGCAAGTCCATAACTTGGATGTTGGAGTTAGACTTGAGCTGGGATGGGTAGTGAGTGAACTAGTGCAAGAAGAATGAAATAGTAAAGATATAGATAGTGGTAACTGTATGGTTGTAGATGGAAGCTTTAGTGAAGGCTTGCATCTGATGTTGCAGGTAAGCGTAGTTTAGTATTGTAATTAAGTTACGAAGTTGTTTAAGA
This portion of the Papaver somniferum cultivar HN1 chromosome 11, ASM357369v1, whole genome shotgun sequence genome encodes:
- the LOC113324830 gene encoding uncharacterized protein LOC113324830 — encoded protein: MGLKIDMSKAFDRVEWTFLESVLKKLGFCDEWTRLIMQCINTTSSAILISGFSTSFFKPSRGIRQGDPLFPYLSIICMESLSRVLNEAKKKKWIHGVNLSKNSFTISQLLFVDDCIIFTRATKKDSRRLLKILEAFSAGSGQLINYEKSGIFFSKSVPNNKARDIIGILKVGRIKLDDKYLGVPLFTHRSKIQCFELLAEKHRNRLAGWSGKLLSGAGKGVMLKHVADSLATYHMTCFIIPKSITKRMDRRNRAYWWDHSREDGRGLCLKKWVAFCFSKEMRGIGFKNFECFNRALIAKTVWRMIHNRDQLWEKVMEEKYFKGISPICISKVKANSSWLWKGFYIGLEIVKKWGIWNISTSEYTNLETPLVPNRKTKSTNKGTNNIHYWNCAATGERNLQ